Proteins encoded in a region of the uncultured Paludibaculum sp. genome:
- a CDS encoding VWA domain-containing protein, with the protein MHLRSKLGLLAVLGSLFLGQVDAQVKPETPDDQSVIRVDTRLVVLHCSVLDSKGRLVTNLPQTAFKVYENKVEQPVKLFRREDVPVSMGLVIDNSGSMRDKRQRVEAAAIKLVKASNRQDEVFIVNFNDDAYLDVPFTNEVAKMEEGVARIDSRGGTAMRDAISMSMDHLKQEGKKDKKVILVVTDGDDTASTGITLEKLVEKAHKLDQVIIYGIGILGKEDSRSRKKAERAINALTKASGGASFYPGDVAEVEALAEQVAQDIRSQYVIAYSPTNQNLDGTFRTIKVTANGGRYTVRTRSGYYASPEPPRKKTSAANGSLQ; encoded by the coding sequence ATGCACCTACGCAGTAAGTTAGGCCTCCTCGCCGTCCTGGGCTCTTTGTTCCTGGGGCAAGTTGACGCTCAGGTCAAGCCCGAGACGCCGGACGACCAGAGTGTCATCCGCGTCGACACTCGCCTTGTGGTGCTGCACTGTTCTGTCCTGGATAGTAAGGGTCGGCTGGTCACCAATCTTCCGCAGACGGCTTTTAAAGTCTATGAAAACAAAGTAGAGCAGCCCGTGAAGCTGTTCCGCCGGGAAGACGTGCCGGTGTCGATGGGTCTGGTGATCGACAACAGCGGCAGCATGCGCGACAAGCGCCAGCGGGTGGAAGCTGCGGCCATCAAACTGGTGAAGGCCTCGAACCGCCAGGATGAGGTGTTTATCGTCAACTTCAACGACGACGCCTATCTGGACGTTCCGTTCACGAATGAGGTCGCCAAGATGGAAGAGGGTGTGGCTCGAATCGATTCGCGCGGCGGTACCGCCATGCGCGACGCCATCTCCATGTCGATGGACCACCTGAAGCAGGAAGGCAAGAAAGACAAGAAGGTCATCCTTGTGGTTACCGACGGCGACGACACCGCGTCCACGGGCATCACGCTCGAAAAGCTGGTGGAAAAGGCCCACAAGCTGGACCAGGTGATCATCTACGGCATCGGCATTCTGGGTAAGGAAGACTCGAGGTCCCGAAAGAAGGCGGAGCGAGCTATCAATGCCCTCACGAAGGCCTCCGGCGGAGCCAGTTTCTATCCCGGGGATGTGGCGGAAGTGGAGGCTCTGGCCGAACAGGTGGCGCAGGACATTCGAAGCCAGTACGTGATTGCCTACTCGCCCACCAATCAGAATCTGGACGGAACCTTCCGTACTATCAAAGTCACAGCGAACGGCGGCCGGTACACGGTGCGCACGCGCAGCGGCTACTACGCTTCTCCGGAACCGCCTCGCAAGAAGACTTCAGCCGCCAACGGCTCCCTCCAATAG
- the rplU gene encoding 50S ribosomal protein L21 — protein MYAVIETGGKQYRVSPGDTIVVETLAGDAGAAVEFDKVLAIGKDDGELVVGKDVAGAKVKGSIKGHDRADKILVFKFKRKKQYKKTIGHRQNQTSVTIAEILA, from the coding sequence ATGTACGCAGTGATCGAAACGGGCGGAAAACAGTATCGCGTCTCGCCGGGCGACACCATTGTGGTGGAAACGCTGGCCGGCGACGCCGGCGCGGCTGTGGAGTTCGACAAAGTTCTGGCAATCGGCAAGGACGATGGCGAGCTGGTGGTGGGTAAAGACGTGGCTGGCGCGAAAGTGAAGGGCTCCATCAAGGGTCACGATCGCGCGGACAAGATTCTGGTCTTCAAGTTCAAGCGCAAGAAGCAGTACAAGAAGACGATCGGCCACCGGCAGAACCAGACCTCGGTGACCATCGCCGAGATTCTGGCATAA
- the rpmA gene encoding 50S ribosomal protein L27 — protein MAHKKGLGSSKNGRDSNAQRLGIKVFSGQVVTGGSIIVRQRGTRYKAGENVGIGKDDTLFATIPGRVEWRDRGRMGKYVSVFALEA, from the coding sequence ATGGCGCATAAAAAAGGTCTCGGCAGCTCAAAGAACGGGCGTGATTCCAACGCGCAGCGTCTGGGCATCAAGGTTTTCAGCGGCCAGGTTGTCACCGGCGGCTCCATCATCGTGCGGCAGCGCGGCACGCGCTACAAGGCCGGTGAGAACGTCGGCATCGGTAAGGACGATACGCTATTTGCCACCATTCCGGGCCGCGTCGAATGGCGCGATCGTGGCCGGATGGGCAAGTACGTCAGCGTCTTCGCTCTCGAAGCGTAG
- the obgE gene encoding GTPase ObgE, producing MFVDEVIIKVKAGDGGNGCMAFRREKYVPKGGPSGGDGGRGGDVVLVASEHHNTLLHFRFNPEHTAERGRHGEGSNRTGRNGRDVEAPVPIGTIAWDWETGELLHDFTFPGDRYTIASGGRGGRGNQHFATATHQAPTRHEPGSPGVERRVRLELKLLADVGLVGFPNAGKSTLISRISAAKPKIADYPFTTLEPNLGVVQLDDLRSFVVADIPGIIEGAHEGHGLGIQFLRHVERTKLLLHLVDVSEMSGREPKTDFDIILNELGSFSEELAGKPMFVVATKLDVAQDVNRLRALERRAKKHGMPMFKMSAVTGKGIKELLRAVDAKLIELRAAQATETAEAEPVPEPSE from the coding sequence ATGTTCGTTGATGAAGTCATTATCAAGGTGAAGGCGGGCGACGGCGGCAACGGTTGCATGGCGTTCCGGCGGGAGAAGTACGTCCCCAAAGGCGGACCCAGCGGAGGTGACGGCGGACGCGGCGGCGACGTGGTTCTGGTGGCCAGCGAGCACCACAACACGCTTCTCCACTTCCGCTTCAACCCGGAACACACCGCCGAACGCGGCCGTCACGGCGAGGGCAGCAACCGCACGGGCCGCAATGGCCGCGATGTCGAAGCGCCCGTGCCCATCGGCACCATCGCCTGGGATTGGGAAACTGGCGAGCTTCTGCATGATTTCACCTTCCCCGGGGATCGCTACACCATAGCCAGCGGCGGCCGGGGTGGGCGCGGCAATCAGCACTTTGCCACCGCAACTCATCAGGCCCCAACTCGCCATGAACCCGGTTCGCCGGGCGTCGAACGGCGTGTCCGACTGGAACTGAAGCTCCTGGCCGACGTCGGTCTGGTGGGCTTCCCGAACGCCGGTAAATCCACTCTCATTTCCCGCATCTCCGCGGCGAAACCCAAGATTGCCGATTACCCGTTTACGACGCTCGAACCCAATCTCGGCGTTGTCCAACTCGACGATCTGCGCAGCTTCGTGGTGGCGGACATCCCGGGCATCATCGAGGGCGCTCATGAGGGCCACGGCCTCGGCATCCAGTTCCTGCGCCACGTGGAACGCACCAAATTGCTTCTGCACCTGGTGGATGTCAGCGAGATGAGCGGCCGCGAGCCGAAGACCGATTTCGACATCATTCTCAACGAACTGGGCAGCTTCAGCGAGGAACTTGCCGGCAAGCCCATGTTCGTGGTGGCCACCAAGCTGGACGTCGCCCAGGACGTGAATCGCCTCCGCGCTCTGGAGCGGAGGGCCAAGAAGCACGGTATGCCGATGTTCAAAATGTCCGCCGTTACCGGTAAGGGAATCAAGGAGTTGCTGCGCGCCGTCGACGCCAAGTTGATCGAGTTGCGGGCCGCTCAGGCGACCGAGACGGCCGAGGCGGAACCTGTACCGGAACCCTCGGAGTGA
- a CDS encoding DinB family protein, whose amino-acid sequence MAISELLLPELEQELAKTRKTLERLPDDKLAFKPHDKSFELGALATHLATIPLWGKMTMDTTELDLSPGGKPMPQPPRITSSADAVARFDEHAAGAKAAIAAASDADFQTDWALLMNGTQILKMSRYMVIRSMILNHLIHHRAQIGVYFRLMGVPVPAVYGPSADEQ is encoded by the coding sequence ATGGCAATCAGCGAACTATTGCTGCCGGAACTCGAACAGGAACTGGCAAAGACACGGAAGACCCTGGAACGTCTCCCGGACGACAAACTGGCTTTCAAACCACACGACAAGTCCTTCGAACTAGGGGCCTTGGCAACCCATCTGGCGACGATTCCGTTGTGGGGCAAGATGACCATGGACACGACGGAACTGGATCTCTCTCCCGGCGGCAAGCCGATGCCGCAGCCCCCGCGAATCACCTCGTCCGCCGACGCGGTGGCCCGCTTCGACGAACACGCCGCTGGCGCGAAAGCGGCGATCGCAGCCGCTTCCGACGCTGACTTTCAAACGGATTGGGCGCTGCTCATGAACGGGACCCAGATTCTCAAGATGTCGCGCTACATGGTGATCCGTTCAATGATCCTGAACCACCTGATCCACCACCGGGCACAAATAGGCGTCTATTTCCGCCTCATGGGCGTGCCCGTTCCCGCCGTCTATGGCCCGTCGGCCGACGAGCAGTAG
- a CDS encoding cytochrome c-type biogenesis protein CcmH, whose translation MSLRFNVLAAGVLLAIAAGSSLRAESPDAAIRRLQEKFIAPCCWSESVAVHRSEAAAEMRAEIARLYRSGASEQEITAGFVSQYGERILMEPSGTKFTWLIVIPVTVSLVAVAGLILYLRRRPKPAEQMESQALAAVSDDDLDW comes from the coding sequence ATGTCTCTTCGATTCAATGTATTGGCGGCAGGTGTGCTGCTCGCCATCGCGGCCGGATCAAGTCTACGCGCCGAATCGCCAGACGCCGCCATCCGCCGGCTGCAGGAGAAGTTCATCGCCCCCTGCTGCTGGAGCGAGAGTGTCGCGGTGCATCGCTCGGAAGCCGCTGCCGAGATGCGGGCCGAGATCGCGCGGCTCTACCGGTCAGGTGCTTCGGAGCAGGAGATTACCGCCGGCTTCGTCAGTCAGTACGGCGAGCGCATTCTGATGGAGCCGTCGGGCACCAAGTTCACCTGGCTCATCGTGATTCCCGTCACCGTGAGCCTGGTGGCTGTCGCCGGCCTGATTCTCTACCTGCGCCGCCGGCCGAAACCGGCGGAGCAGATGGAATCACAGGCGTTGGCCGCCGTTTCGGATGACGACCTGGACTGGTAG
- a CDS encoding penicillin-binding transpeptidase domain-containing protein, whose protein sequence is MKKNFLFPLALICTLILAAAVPAFSVTAQKTTTASSKTIKKKRARAAARRSTVKSFAGTTATVKPVAARTTVRTTSRRTRKYYSPWDTPTFADSTYGDMVDGEDLTIRRAAVQALGPYNGSVVVVDPTTGRVMTMVNQKLALTGAYQPCSTIKLVAGLAGLSEGIIERETRLRLSRRESLNLTTALAKSNNAYFANVGEKLGFEKINYYGRLFGLGEKAGMNIEGESPGIFPEDKPKGVPNGMMTSFGEAIGLTPLQLAAIVSSIANGGTLYYLQYPRSVADVTNLVPQIKRKLDIGQQIPEMRPGMMGAVEFGTARRANYDPTEPIFGKTGTCTDSRTHLGWFGSFNEVGKSKLVVVVLLTGGKGVNGPVAAGIAGQVYKNLSEQQFFATPQERTITPTAMIHSGDAR, encoded by the coding sequence CCTGATTCTCGCCGCCGCCGTGCCGGCGTTCTCCGTTACCGCTCAGAAGACGACTACGGCTTCCAGCAAGACAATCAAGAAGAAACGCGCACGCGCCGCGGCCAGGCGGAGCACCGTCAAGTCATTTGCCGGGACGACGGCCACCGTGAAGCCGGTAGCCGCCCGGACCACCGTCAGGACGACGAGCCGCCGTACCCGAAAGTACTACAGCCCCTGGGACACCCCAACCTTCGCGGACTCGACCTATGGCGACATGGTGGACGGCGAGGATTTGACGATTCGCCGCGCTGCCGTCCAGGCGTTGGGACCATACAACGGAAGTGTTGTTGTCGTAGACCCGACCACCGGGCGGGTGATGACCATGGTCAACCAGAAACTGGCACTGACCGGCGCCTACCAGCCCTGCTCCACCATCAAGCTGGTGGCCGGACTGGCTGGTCTGAGTGAAGGCATCATCGAACGCGAAACACGCCTGCGGCTTTCCCGCCGCGAGTCGCTCAATCTCACCACGGCTCTCGCCAAGTCGAACAATGCATATTTCGCCAACGTCGGCGAGAAGCTGGGCTTCGAAAAGATCAACTACTACGGTCGCCTGTTCGGACTCGGCGAGAAGGCCGGTATGAATATCGAGGGCGAAAGCCCCGGCATCTTCCCCGAGGACAAGCCCAAGGGCGTGCCGAACGGCATGATGACCAGCTTCGGCGAGGCCATCGGACTGACGCCGCTGCAACTGGCGGCGATCGTCTCGTCGATCGCCAATGGCGGAACACTCTACTACCTGCAATACCCGCGCAGCGTGGCCGACGTAACGAACCTGGTTCCTCAGATCAAGCGGAAACTGGATATCGGCCAGCAGATTCCGGAGATGCGTCCGGGCATGATGGGTGCGGTGGAGTTCGGGACGGCACGACGGGCCAACTACGACCCCACCGAGCCGATCTTCGGCAAGACTGGCACCTGCACGGACTCCCGTACACACCTCGGCTGGTTTGGCAGTTTCAATGAAGTGGGCAAGAGCAAGCTGGTTGTCGTCGTACTGCTCACCGGTGGCAAAGGGGTCAACGGCCCAGTGGCCGCCGGCATCGCTGGACAGGTCTACAAGAACCTGTCGGAGCAGCAGTTCTTCGCGACTCCGCAGGAACGCACCATCACACCCACCGCAATGATTCACTCGGGCGACGCCCGCTAG